agtacacacatatgCTCATTGAATTATGGTAGCTTTTAGTCTTTCAGTAGCCTAGAATAGGCCTACTATGCTTGCACCATGGACTGGACCATAAAAACAGTGCATGTCAGGTTATATGAATCAAGTGCACCTCAAATATACCTCTACTGAGTTACCTCGGTGAGGCAGTGTCCACTGCAGATGGATGTCTCAAACACCAGGCAGGTAGGACATCCTTCCTTCTCCACAGACACAGTCTGGTTGATGGGCTGGCAGTGCTGCAGGTGGGACGCCACAGAGGGATTCAAGCAAAAGAGCAGGTGCAACATCAGGAGGAACGTAACACAGCTAACGGAGGTTCCCAACATCCTGAAGGAATgaaaacagacagactgacaatgTCAGATAATACTATGTTTCCCCTCAAATGTTGCCATCTGTTTTTGAACACTTACCTGACTCTGCTGCACAGTTGTGTTCTGAGTCTGACTGGCTTCATGTGTCTATATTTATACATATTCAGTATGGGGTGGTTGGTGTATAGTTTTCCAATCATAGATAACAAACCTTGAACGTAATCTGTTGTTTTCCTCTGAAAGGTTTACTGTACCACGTTTTCTTCCTGGAACTATGGCCATCTGTTGCATTACAGGTGATGGTGTTGACTGTCCATTCATTGGCTGACAGCCATTCTCTTAAGACCTCACAAAGTCCTGCATAGTGGATGGCTTAGGGTCAAAGCAACCTGGACATGATGGCTTTCCTGTTTTGACATGGTCACTAAATTACTGCTCTCAGTAACTACTTTGACCCTGGACCCACTCATGTGTGTGAAACATTAAATGTAACAGTAGCATCCTTGCTATTCTTACAGGAAGGGTGTTGGTTAAATGTGATTGAAAGGTCATTGACATTGTCAAGGTCCAAGTCAAAGCCTTTTCTTCAGATCGaatttccttttccttttccGGTTTTGTTAGTAGGATGCCACAGAGCTCAGAAACATATGCTCTTATATTATTAGTTGTATTTATCCTTTTCTGGTCGCTGTGCAAACTAGTAGGTTACACTAGAGCATATACATTTAGCTGTTTAGGAAATTAAAATATCAAATGATATTTGAATTTGGTAAATGCATCAGTAGTCTCACGGAACACATAAAATGTTACCATGTTTCCTGCTTCACACGAACTTTAATAGTCACGTACACCGATAGATATCTGTTGCGCATGAGCGATGTCCAATGTGATTATGAAAGTAAATAGATGCGACAGTCCGTGTGTTTTGTGAAACAACGTTAATTAACAGTAGAAACATGTCCAGTGAAGAGAAGGTAAGTGTGCTGCATGTCTCACCATGGTAGTTTACAGTATTAAAACGAGTTtacattgctagctagctaacgcgtAGCGCTAGCCACTTCCTGCCCTCAGTAGAAGGTCAGCTGTGTTACGAATGTGATTGTGTCTGACCAGTGGTTGTAGCTATCAGTTATCTCATCTATGTACTTTATGTTTGTACTGTAGAGCTTCAGCATCGCGAACATCAGGAATATTCCTTGTGCCAGAGAGGCCATACTGCACGGGGCTGGAGGATCACTGGTCGCTGGGCTACTACATTTCCTAGCCACTAGTGAGTTTGACTGGTCGTGCGAGGCTTTTTATGGACTTACCGTTATTAATACAAGATCATCATTTCAGATTAGTAATGGCTCTGTCAATTGGTATTTGCTAGCCGGTCACCCACCTAGTATAGTCTCCCACACATCGAAGAAATTAGTTCTTAGTTCTGTACTACAGCCTATGTTGAACATGAGCCTTATGCTTTTGATTTTAAACTAtccttccctcctcacccctgctttGCCATTCCTCCTTCCGTGTTCTACAGGTCGGGTGAAGAGGTCTTTTGATGTGGGGTTTGCAGGCTTCATGGTTACAACACTGGGGTCATGGTAGGTCTTCTAGTTACCTCACTCCTCACAGTCTAGTAGTATCATGGCTTGACAACTCTTGTGAGTACATGCTGGCTATGTGAAATAACCAACTGgataaaagaaaaacaataaagCCTCAGTTCGAGGGATAAAGAGGTCATTATCCATGTAAAGGGTCACATAGATATGTATAAAgaaagttgtaatttattatTGTATGTGTACCTACAGTACTTTGTGCCTTTGACACTCTATTCAGGTTCTACTGCAGAATCAATAACGCCAAGCTGCGTGTGCAGCAGAGACTGATCCAGGATGGCATTAAGAACAAGGTTATGTATGAGGGGACCAGTCTGGACCCCACTAGCAAGCCTAAAGGAGCACAGTCAGGCACCTCATGACCAACAAGTGATCGGtcatctcacccctccccctgtaCTCCCTGTCGGACTGCTGCTGCATATGCCTTGCATGCCTGTGCTCATGTACTCTTGTCTCTGAACTGTTCACTGGTTGGGTGAGTTGAAATGTGCACTAGACCAGAGGAATGTTCAAAATGTTCCTAATGGTGGTTGTTTCCATTTTGTATTATTTAGGGAAAGTGTACATTTCAGGCAGGCAGATAACTCCAACTTCTGTACCTCAGCCTGTTCTAAATCTTTCTTCTTTATGTCCAGTTTATGTGGATTATGTTTTTGAATTATTTTAGTGACTATGACTTaagtattttatattaaaatgctaCATGTCAATCCACTTGTGTCTGAAATGGTGTAAAATGTTTTGCTGATAATTGGGCAAATTTATAGATTTTCTTCAACAGAATAAATATTGATGATTTGTGTCCTATTTGACAGGCACACGATAGTTTCATTACGTGGCCACTAGATGGCGCCATTCTTATGTTTTTACCCATCTCATGACTTGTTCAAATAATATTTGATAATATAATACAAGATTTCATAGGTCTTCATACTATTCATGTAGGTGTGATGTAGCATTCAGTGTAGCTCTCAATTTGTGAGTCTGGTTTTATATGGATGTTTGGAATTATTGTCTTACATTCGGTGTTCCATATTTCTACTTTTGGATTTTAAAGTAAACACAGATGAGACATCCAATTAAGATATTTCTTCAGCTTTATTTTAGAAACACATGGCACAGATATTtacattagttttttttttttactggaatGTTTACAAGTGGCATTTTCTACAGTTTACTAACAGTTCAAGATATTTGGAAATATTCAAATTATgtaatataaataatataaCCTTCCTCTAGAACTTGTTGTCTGTGCCCTTAAGTCTTGAAACAACAAAAGTGATCAAGTTGCTTGATATCTCACATCATGTGATGAATATGGAGGTCCGGAACCCGTCCAGAGAGATTGAACCATAAAGACTGTAATTCTAAATATCACTCACACCACATGCTCCCCAACCATTATATCTCAGAGAAGAGACATTCATACTATTTTCAGAGATGATTTGTACCCAACATCCATAAAGAGCTACATGATTGTCTatgggtatggtgtgtgtgtgtctggagcggTCCTGGTGTCCCTTCTCCTGTGCACAGCCAGACCGTGTGCCTCACTCCTGGCTCCAGTCTTTGTCCTGGACCCTGTCCTGGGTCTGGTTATGGAtctgagcctggtcctgggtcaagGCCGGAGGCTGCTCTATGGGCCTGTTGCGCCGGGCTGGTGGTTCCGCTCTCCTGGAGCTGGTGATGGAGGCAGCGCGGGCCAGCTGTGTGAGGGACTGTTCGTAGGGAGCGGGGAGGTAAACCATGAGGAAGACCCCGTCAGTCATCTCCGGGTCGGAGCTGGAGCTGGGGAAGGCTTCCCGTCCACGGCGGATGGATGAAAGGAGCTCCACGTTCCTCTCAGGATCCTGCAGGTCGGCCAGGTCGATCACGTTAGCCACATCCAGCTTCCCGCCGGAGCATCGCCTCCGCCACACCAGGAAGCTCATGAGcccgaggaagaggaaggacgcAGTAGCTATGACGATGTAGACAATAACTTCAGTGCTGGTGGCCTCCCCAGAAGTCAACTCATTCCACTTTTTGTCCTAAAGAATGGCAGGGAAAACAGGTACAAGGCATTGTTTAATGtgttgttaaccctcgtgctgccttcgggtcacatgacccaaaggttcataacgaaccatcgttgtgtttacccaattttacccaatacaaaaacaaataaaaataattttcttttaaccatcgcaatgtggggggtctgagacagcccaacggttaaaagaaaatgattcactttgttttggtatgcggtaaagttgtcgcaatacgacggtgggtcacaatgactgatgggtcagaatgacccgaagataacacaagggttaacaggtaGTACAGCAGTATCACAGGCTAGCAGTTGAAATGACGTtcaaacaaacaatccccccccccccaaaaaaaaaaactcaacaaAATTAAATCCAAAGAAATTAAATATCAAAATGTTTCCACAGTAGATCTGGCCCATGAAAAATAGGGGGACAAATCTCAACTAACCGGGAGTTGTCTGTCagtagaggggagaggggaggcaccATCAACCCAGTCAATATAGTCTCTGCCTGCGGGACCGAACTTTGTCCAGTCCAGCAACCGACGCATCCTGCGGTGCTGCGGGGCCAACGGAGTTGGCTTGGGGCAGAGAGCGGAGCGATGCCGACCCGAGAGATGAAGAGCGGAGTGTTGAAGATGTCACTTGGGATGGTCAACGCGCGTGAAAAATGAgggcagggacagtgtgtgtacagctaGAAGATCAGCTAGGACGTCACATTGTCCAATCACAGCGAGACAGCCATCAATCTCTCTTAAGAACTGGACTTAGCAGCTGCCCTACATAGTGAGGAATGGACAGCGGATTGTCGGGATGTGAGGCGGATTTTATGTCAAATGTTTGTGTGAAACCTAAACATGTGTCCGTCCAATTCTCAGCGTATAAAACCTCTCTGAGTCTACATATGGGAATATAGATGTATTTGCTGCTAATGTGTCATACTTACTCACCTAAATGAGAGGGGATTAAGAGGTTTATGAAGTATGATGTGACATTTGTCATGTTCATACATGCTTCTTTTTGTTCGTGTGTTTGGTTATTATATTTTTTCCATCAGTAGAGGGGGATTCCAAGTTATTGCTGAGTTAAAAGGCTGGGACACGAAGAGTAGGTCTATAGCTTCTGCTTGGCCTTCAGCACAGTAGCAGCCTTCAGGAAGTTCTGATATGTAGATTTCGAGCACTTTACCACCAGGACCAGACAGGAGGTTCTGATACAGATGCTCCTGCCTCCATTCTAGTCCatcattgtttgtttttttagctAAAAACCAAAGCCCTTTCCATGTCAGTGCTCCATCACTGTTGTACTGTTGATTGAGATATTTCCTCACAGTTGATCGCTGTTAATCCCTTCCTCCTAGTTCGTGACATGTAAGGGTTAAATGTCGTATAACATCGGGATGTACTCTTACTATAGATTTCCTGCAAACCCACACCATCTAAAGGACTTGTATCCGCTTTGAATGACTTCAGATCATTTAGGGTGAAGTGAAATTAAACTTAACACAATGATAGGTTTGCTTGTTTATCCAACACATACCACATAAACCATTGTCAGGAAAGCACTTTGAAATAAATGGACTATGATATGAATACATCCACACATGATAAAACATACAGCATTGAGGCATGTCTTTAGGGACTCCAGAACAGTAGAAACAAGGTTCTTCATCAAAGGCAGAAACCGAACttttcaaaaacacacacaacttttACAAGTTGGCATTCTTAGTAAAACTTTCATTTTTGGTTGTGCCATTTACAGACCTATATTACGTAGAATCAAGGAAGGAAAACAGACAATTAAGAGAGCAACCAAAGTTAATTTTCATAGATATAAACATAGCcatgtaaaatgaacaaaaagcAGATAACCAAATTGAATGCACTGATTTGTCTGTTTGAAACCCCACACATTTCAGTGGTCAAAGTAACTGTTCAGAAAGCGGTCTCCTTGTACACACTCCTAACTCAACCTATTAATGCTCATACAAACAGGCCTTCCTCCTCATACACTTTCTCACTTTTATGGCCTTAGTAGGCTTTTTATTCAATGATATATCTAACTGCAATGAGCACGTTTTCAGTCACATTCTGTGATTTTTGGATACAATGAGATTGCCCTATGCCCCATGACATCAAATCATTTGAAATTGTAAAATTGGTACTCAAGCCTACAATATCCTACAATCCCTGAGTACTTTTTTTTGAGGTTTAGGATTCTCCCAAAAGTGTGTCAAACATTTGGGAATGTAATTTCAGAATATAATTCCTCACTCTAGAAGTGGCTTTGACACCTTCAGTCAGTCATTTCAGTAAAACAGTCAGTGAGTTGAATATCGTAGGCTACATTAATCAGTGACTTCATTTCCACCCCCTTTATCTCTCTGCCCCATTGATCTGCTGTTAAATTATAAAGACGACAGACAAAacattatataaaaaaaaaaaaaaggattaacAGATacgcccatctctctcctattGCACATCATGCAGCCGTCTACAGTGTTTGGcttcaacacagacacacagaactaGCCGTCTGCCTgacaccaccaggagtggagaggCATAAGGTGGATCAGCATACATACAGTAGTACCTTGTACTGTAGCAGGTTGTCATCTTTACTCCCATTCCCATCTTAAAGTCAAAGATAAGACATTTAACCGAATGTCTTATCTTAACCGAATGTCTAATGTCTTAATACTGTGTAAGGAATGTTTAGGCTCAAGATCTGTGCCAACTAACAGCAGCAACATTTCGTAAGCAGATAAGAGACCGTCTGACTTCAAACACAGAGGTTTAACAAGAGGAAAATTGATTTGAAGAACTGCATATTCTATTCAAACAGCATGTTGCCACAATAATTCAATTCCAACTTTACATGCATCGACAGCATGCAATGAGGGAAAATAGCAATACGAATATTTCCAGCATGTTTGTGCCACAGTCTGTGCCCTCAATTCCTTCCTAACTTCTCAGACAGTCGTGGGATGAGGCTgggaaaggaaggggggggggttaaagatAGATAAGAGATTGAGAAATTGATAGAACGAGAGAGTGAGGTTGTTACACAGAGcgaacagggaggtggagggggtgggggggtgggctgATGATGATTATAAAAGTTGTTAAGTATCCCAGCGCTGGATGGGGCTGCTGGATGGGGCTGCTGGATGGGGCTGCTGGATGGGGCTGCTGGATGGGGCTGCTGGATGGGGCTGCTGGATGGGGCTGCTGGATGGGGCTGCTGTGTGTCCAGCCATCTACGATGAAACTGCCAGGCCAGGTCAGCAACTCTCAGCCGAGGCCTGGATTAGGGTCActactctcccaccctcccagggagagagacagagtaaacCCTGGGGGTAATGACCGCTTCATGGCCCGACTGAGCGAGCTGCTGCCCAGCTGACTCACGGGCGGTTTGACTCATTATAGcccctctgcttcctgtgtccCAGTTCTAAAGCCACACTCTGCACTTCCAATGAACTTTGCCAGCCCCCTTGGTTGACTGGTGTAGCGTACAGTAGGATAGACGTAAGGATGGTCTGCTAGGAGTGGGCTGGACTTTTAAGCCTATAGTCATAGAGTGCAGTGTTTCTGAAGACAGACATTGTGTCATATAAGGAGTGCAATATACCAACCACTGACCAAGCACAAAGAAAGGTAAAGATGATCAGATCTGATCATTTCATACAGTATGGCACACAATCTGATCCAAAAGCATTTCCATAAATAATACATTCTCAAGACAAATACATGAAGATACAAGGGGGACAATAAATATGTATATACGATAGTTTGTAAAAAATAGAAAAGCATTTCTAGACAGCTTTCACTGTTTCAATGAGTGGATGGTAGGGATAAAGCTCACAGCATAAGAAAGCATGACTTCAATAACAGAATACTATTAGCTACGTAACACAACTCCCATTGGTGAGTCGGCCTGCCAATCACAGAATAATATCATAGACCCGCCCTACTCTCCCCAGCCACTCGCGTAGTGCCTGGCGTACGCGGGCGTCTGTCACATGACAGGTCAGCTGACTGACACAGGGGAAGAGGGCGGGCTGCAGGGCCAGGAAGGTGGAGTCAGGGAGGAGCAGAATCTGGTTCAGCACCGTCAGAACCATGTTAGTCCATGCCTGGAATTGAGAACACAAGCAGACAGGTCAGAGGAACCAAGAGGtaactcagtctctcacacacagacaagcatggAGGCATACACCAACACACGAAACAAACACACCGTCGGTCCCACCCCTACCTGTATTTGGGCCTCAGCGTCTCTGAGGGAGACGTTGTGGGAGCTGACGGTGGACGCAGAGCGCGGCCTCTTGTCCTGTCGTAGCACCTCGGGCCCCGCGCTGACAGAGTGCCTCATGGGCCCCGGGTCCACCAGCTGCTGGGGCCTCGGGGGCGGCGCGGCAGCCACCGGCGACTCTGGAACCCGCCTGTCCCCCccggcggccatcttggtcTCCTTCAGGAAGACGGGGGCGTGGctatgctgctgctgctgctttctCCTCTTGTACTCCAGCATCAGCTTGCTGAGGGTCTTGTCGGTGGCGATGGTGTACAGTTTGTTCCCGGCGCTCTCCCACCACTCCTTCCTccgaccccccatcccccccactcctcccaccccttccatcccccctacccctcccgccacctcccccttcctctcccccctcaggctGCCCAGGCTGGTGCTGTAGGCCGGGCTCGAGGCCTCCTCCGAGGGGGTGTCCCCTGGGTGGCAGCGGGAGCCGTCCTCGGAGGGGGTCCCTCTCCCGGACAGCCCCCcgctggtggagggggtggaggtttcggaggggaagaggggcaggaagaaaaggggatcccctcctccgccccctctgGGAAGGGGGGTCTGGTCCAGACTGCTCTCCAGGTCCAGGTGCATCTGGATGTAGCTGTTGCAGAGGTCCATGCACAGCTTGTGGAGCCTCTTGACCAGCCAGGCCCAGTCGGCGCTGCCCAGAGGGGCCACGCTCAGGGAGGGGATCTGGGCACGCCACTGGCGCTTGTCCCGCCCCCGCGGCGGGCTCACCTGGGCCGTCTCCTCGAAGATGTCCTCGTCCTCCGAGGACGCCGAGccggggtgggaggagtcggagccgccctcctcctcctcgtacaGTATCTTCTTCACGTGGACGGCCGTCATGTTGTCCTGCTGGCTCAGAGTGGCACACAGCAGCgcctggaagagggagaggaagagaggaagagaggaagaggacaggaagaagaggacaggaggaagaggacaggaggaagaggacaggagggcgGGATGAGAGGACGGGTGTGAGCCAAAGCAATCGAATTCCATACTTGTCAGCGTTTTTACTGGATAAAAACCGCAcgctttaatttttttttattttttacatgaaaCAGGCAGGATTTGGTCTGCACCCCCACATTCCCTCCTGTCCTGGCTACTGCCTGCCACCTACACTGCCAGCCTACCTGGAAGTATATGTTAAAGCTCATGGCGGACTGGCGGTACAGGTTTGCGGCACCACACACGCCAGACACCTTCATCAGCAGGTACTTGAGACCTGGGCGCGTGTCAAAGTCCCGGGCGGTCCGGTATGAGTCCAGCAGCAGGTCGAAGATGATGGCCAGGTTGGTCATGGAGACGTAGCGCAGGAAGCCGGCCGgcttggggtcagaggtcacgggCGTGACCCTATCCTGACCCTCAGGCTGTTTGACAAACTCTTCCAGTAGGATGTCATACAGGTTCTGGAGCAGGACCTGGTGGGACAGCAGGCTCACCACGATAGTCCGGAACGGGATCCTTGTTTGggggaggaaacacacacacacacaccacaaatgcTTAGGAAGCTAACATCCTGGTTCACTTCATGTCTGACTTGATCTTCAAGGTCAACCAGAAATGGTCAACTGGACTGACGTGATGCTATGATGGAAAGCAGCTGGGTCTAGTGATGAAGAGCTGCCTGAACATAGCTGTTTTGGTGCGGACCCAGCTTGGATGGGAAGGCATCTTCAGCTGCTCAGCATGCGCTTGATTAATCAAGCTTGGTGTTCTGGGCGAGGCAAGGTGAGACCATCTCCTTTGGGCAGGGACCCAGGTCTGCCTCCATTTACTGCAGGATCATTCAATCAGATCTGTACTGCTCAGAGTGCCGAGTACAGcactatatatatagatataaatCTACAAATGCTATCTTAATGTGCCATCAAGTTCTACAAGCAATCTTTAATCTAACACACAGCTTTGCGCGTGGATGAGCAGCGTAATATTAGACATTCTGGGAATAGTACTAAAGACGGCTTGTTTCTCACTGTCAGACACCATTGTGGTTCTAATCCTGAAAAGACTGATCAAAGGACAGTATATTATAGTCCAGAAAAGTAAGGCTCTTTTGTCATTTACAGAAACATTGTTAGAGAATATCAATCCTGATTATCCCAAGGACCATCTGCTACCATctgctgtttatgtgtgtatgtctatgggtgtgtgtgtgttggtacggACCAGACCTATCGTAGGGTGACATGTGGCACTGACATACAGGTGGGTACAGATGTTTTGTAAAAATGAATAACAGAAAATATGATGTCATTTTAATACTCTTACCCAATTTTCCTGATGCatgtgaaagaagaaaacagaccgaagggagagagacagagtggaagAAGATCAGGGGATCTTCATTCATGCTTTGCATAACATTCCTTAAATATACACCCAGgggaaaagagacagaaaaacagagagagatagacagaaagagaaagagagagatagagatagagatagagatagagatagagatagagatagagagagagagagagagagagagagagagagagagagagagagagagagagagagagagagagagagagagagacagtgaaatcCTTGCCAACCTTTTCTGAGTGTGACCATTTGACTGCTGGTCCGAAGGCAGCTCGATGATGAGCACGCAGGACTGAGCGTGCTCAAAGCCCTCCTTGTTGTTGGGGGTCTTGGGGGAGCACTGAGTGTCGAGCATGAAGACCTTGGAGAGGAGTGAACAACACTGGGTCATAGTTTTGCTCCTCTGGTAACTTAAGTAGTACAGTAGTACGTAGTGTTAAGCAGCAGTGTGTAGTGTGCA
This DNA window, taken from Osmerus eperlanus chromosome 6, fOsmEpe2.1, whole genome shotgun sequence, encodes the following:
- the LOC134022522 gene encoding cytochrome c oxidase assembly protein COX20, mitochondrial, with translation MSSEEKSFSIANIRNIPCAREAILHGAGGSLVAGLLHFLATSRVKRSFDVGFAGFMVTTLGSWFYCRINNAKLRVQQRLIQDGIKNKVMYEGTSLDPTSKPKGAQSGTS
- the lhb gene encoding lutropin subunit beta; translated protein: MYKYRHMKPVRLRTQLCSRVRMLGTSVSCVTFLLMLHLLFCLNPSVASHLQHCQPINQTVSVEKEGCPTCLVFETSICSGHCLTEEPVRRRPYISQHVCTYRDVHYQTVRLPDCPLNVDPFVTFPVALSCECNMCTMDTSDCTIESLNPDFCMTQTAFEPAYY